ATTTAATTTAACGAGAGAGACTTATGAACATTAATATGCTCATGCAGCAAGCTCAGCGCATGCAAAAAGATATGGAATCAAATCTTAAAAAAGCCAAAGAAGAGCTTGCAAATACTGAAGTTCACGCTGAAGCAGGCGGTGGTTTAGTTAAAGTGACCATGACTTGCCGCAATGTAGTGAAGCGTATCGAAATTAGCCCAGACTTGTTACAAGACGAAGCTGACATGATTGAAGATTTGATTGCTGCGGCAATGAATGATGCAGCTCGTCAAGCTGAAGCAATTTCTGAAGAGAAATTACAAGGTGCAAATTCAG
The DNA window shown above is from Acinetobacter colistiniresistens and carries:
- a CDS encoding YbaB/EbfC family nucleoid-associated protein, whose product is MNINMLMQQAQRMQKDMESNLKKAKEELANTEVHAEAGGGLVKVTMTCRNVVKRIEISPDLLQDEADMIEDLIAAAMNDAARQAEAISEEKLQGANSGMGLPPGLSGLF